From the Rhodanobacter soli genome, one window contains:
- a CDS encoding TIGR03862 family flavoprotein, with amino-acid sequence MTRTAFPRLAIIGGGPAGLMAAEAACAAGVAVDLYDAKGSVGRKFLLAGKGGLNLTHGEPRARFVERYGRRHGEVGRWLDAFDADALRAWAHGLGVETFAGSSGRVFPADLKAAPLLRAWLRRLRESGVTFHMHHRWLGWQAHDTLHFATPQGECAVPAKAVILALGGASWPQLGSDGAWVKPLQEMGIDIAPLQPANCGFELEWSEHLSSRFAGAPLKPVVAHWVDRRGVARSRQGEFVLSEYGIEGSLIYAIGAELREQIREHGEALLRLDLVPGYTEAALAERLAAPRGKHSIGDWLRRRAGLDAAKCALVFELADKPTLADPLALAARLKALPLRLRAPRPVAEAISTAGGVRLEALDEDLMLHARPGVFCAGEMLDWEAPTGGYLLTACFASGLIAGRGAARWLAA; translated from the coding sequence ATGACCCGGACAGCCTTTCCCCGACTGGCGATCATCGGCGGCGGTCCGGCGGGGCTGATGGCGGCCGAGGCCGCGTGTGCGGCCGGCGTGGCGGTCGACCTGTACGACGCGAAGGGCTCGGTCGGGCGGAAATTCCTGTTGGCCGGCAAGGGCGGGCTCAACCTCACCCATGGCGAACCCCGCGCGCGTTTCGTCGAACGCTACGGCAGGCGCCATGGCGAGGTGGGGCGCTGGCTTGACGCGTTCGATGCGGATGCGCTGCGCGCGTGGGCGCATGGACTCGGCGTGGAAACCTTTGCCGGCAGTTCCGGCCGGGTATTTCCCGCCGACCTGAAGGCGGCGCCGTTGCTGCGCGCCTGGCTGCGACGCCTGCGCGAGTCCGGCGTGACGTTTCACATGCATCATCGCTGGCTCGGCTGGCAGGCGCATGACACCTTGCACTTCGCCACTCCACAGGGTGAGTGCGCGGTGCCGGCCAAGGCGGTCATCCTGGCGCTCGGCGGTGCCAGCTGGCCGCAGCTCGGCTCCGATGGCGCCTGGGTAAAGCCGTTGCAGGAAATGGGGATCGACATCGCGCCGCTGCAACCGGCGAATTGCGGTTTCGAACTCGAGTGGAGCGAGCATCTTTCCAGCCGCTTCGCCGGCGCCCCGCTGAAACCGGTGGTGGCGCATTGGGTGGACCGTCGCGGTGTTGCCCGCTCGCGCCAGGGTGAGTTCGTGCTCAGCGAATACGGCATCGAGGGCAGCCTGATCTACGCGATCGGCGCCGAGTTGCGCGAGCAGATCCGCGAGCACGGCGAAGCGCTGCTGCGCCTGGATCTGGTACCTGGCTACACCGAAGCGGCACTCGCCGAACGCCTTGCCGCGCCACGCGGCAAGCACAGCATCGGCGACTGGCTGCGCCGCCGCGCCGGGCTGGACGCGGCGAAGTGCGCGCTGGTGTTCGAGCTCGCCGACAAGCCCACCCTGGCCGATCCGCTGGCGCTGGCGGCGCGGCTCAAGGCCTTGCCGCTGCGCCTGCGCGCGCCGCGGCCGGTCGCCGAGGCGATCAGCACGGCCGGCGGCGTGCGGCTGGAGGCGCTGGATGAAGACCTGATGCTGCACGCCCGTCCCGGCGTGTTCTGCGCCGGCGAGATGCTGGACTGGGAGGCGCCCACCGGCGGCTACCTGCTGACTGCCTGTTTCGCCAGCGGCCTGATCGCCGGCCGCGGTGCGGCCCGCTGGCTGGCTGCGTAG
- a CDS encoding pre-peptidase C-terminal domain-containing protein has product MPSHFRLTLLTAAIGMAAIASANATSANSHAFVALNQHATQLRQGDVVTGPLATSQPMHIEVALKLRNPAQLHTFLATARTSTLSMVEHKMSHQQFVDNYSPTADQANQVAAWLTAAGFTHVHIASNRLMVSADGRADTAQAAFKTSFTKVRTKEGRMAFMNNSGVQIPAALQDSVLSVIGLQSVHQAHTFAKPMQAGYTTQAVTGHNPTEFSSIYGGNGVATAAGVPVGIVTQGKITQTITDLNTFTSQNGLATVTTQTVNTNGTSTDTSGLGEWSLDSQDVVGMAGGQVGSLIFYNIPTLSNANLTADFNTIVNANATKIINVSLGECETSAQGDGSAAAQDQIFQQAVAQGQTFSISTGDSGADECGDGGVTPSWPAASQYVVAVGGTTLNASTTTWTSATVWTSGGGSSSTFEPQPSWQNGVAPGSKRGLPDIAYDADPNSGSKIIVNGATQQYGGTSLSAPLFAGAWARVIAIKGSNVGFAAPLLYQLPASDFHDITSGNNGGETASAGYDLATGRGELIISGAANDIGGGSPPANVPPVANFSDSISGLTVNFTDSSTDSDGSIASRSWNFGDGSTSTATNPSHTYSAAGTYTVSLQVTDNSGATNTKTQSVTVSSGGGGGNVLQNGVALTGQSGATGAQLFYTVVIPAGASNLVISESGGTGDADLYTKFGSAPTLSSYDCRPYVTGNNESCTVASPQAGTYYVMLNGYTAFSGVSVKATWSTSSGGGNVLQNGVPVSGLSATTGNALYYTMVVPSGASNLNIKIAGGTGDADLYVKLGSTPTTSSYDCRPYVTGNSESCTASAPTAGTYYVMVRAYSSYSGVTLTGSYTP; this is encoded by the coding sequence ATGCCAAGCCATTTTCGTCTCACCTTGCTGACTGCCGCCATCGGCATGGCCGCCATCGCGTCGGCCAACGCCACGTCAGCAAACAGCCATGCCTTCGTTGCACTGAACCAGCACGCCACCCAGCTGCGCCAGGGGGATGTGGTCACCGGTCCGCTGGCCACCTCGCAGCCGATGCACATTGAAGTTGCGCTGAAGCTGCGCAACCCGGCCCAGCTGCACACCTTCCTGGCCACGGCCAGGACTTCGACCCTGTCGATGGTGGAACACAAGATGTCGCACCAGCAGTTTGTCGACAATTATTCGCCGACCGCGGATCAGGCCAATCAAGTGGCGGCGTGGTTGACCGCGGCCGGCTTCACCCATGTTCACATCGCATCGAACCGCCTGATGGTCTCGGCGGATGGCCGCGCGGATACCGCGCAGGCCGCGTTCAAGACCAGCTTCACCAAGGTGCGCACGAAGGAAGGCCGGATGGCCTTCATGAACAACAGCGGCGTGCAGATTCCGGCCGCGCTGCAGGACAGCGTGCTGTCGGTGATCGGCCTGCAGAGCGTGCACCAGGCGCACACCTTCGCCAAGCCGATGCAGGCTGGCTACACCACCCAGGCGGTGACCGGCCACAACCCGACCGAGTTCTCGTCGATCTACGGCGGCAACGGCGTGGCCACGGCGGCCGGCGTCCCGGTGGGCATCGTCACCCAGGGCAAGATCACCCAGACCATCACCGACCTCAACACGTTCACCTCGCAGAACGGCCTGGCTACGGTCACCACGCAGACCGTCAACACCAACGGCACCAGCACCGACACCAGCGGCCTGGGCGAATGGAGCCTGGACAGCCAGGACGTCGTCGGCATGGCCGGCGGCCAGGTCGGCAGCCTGATCTTCTACAACATCCCGACCCTGTCCAACGCCAACCTCACCGCCGACTTCAACACCATCGTCAACGCCAACGCCACCAAGATCATCAACGTGTCGCTGGGCGAGTGCGAGACCAGTGCGCAGGGCGACGGCTCGGCCGCAGCGCAGGACCAGATCTTCCAGCAGGCGGTGGCGCAGGGGCAGACCTTCTCCATTTCCACCGGCGACTCCGGCGCCGACGAGTGCGGCGACGGCGGTGTCACGCCGAGCTGGCCGGCCGCGTCGCAGTACGTGGTGGCGGTGGGCGGCACCACCCTGAACGCTTCCACCACCACCTGGACCAGCGCCACCGTGTGGACCAGCGGCGGCGGCAGCTCCAGCACCTTCGAGCCGCAGCCCAGCTGGCAGAACGGCGTGGCTCCGGGCAGCAAGCGCGGTCTGCCGGACATCGCCTATGACGCCGATCCCAACTCGGGCTCGAAGATCATCGTCAACGGTGCCACCCAGCAATACGGCGGCACCAGCCTGTCCGCTCCGTTGTTTGCCGGTGCCTGGGCGCGCGTCATCGCGATCAAGGGTTCCAACGTCGGCTTTGCCGCACCGCTGCTGTACCAGCTGCCGGCGTCCGATTTCCACGACATCACCTCGGGCAACAACGGCGGCGAGACCGCCAGCGCCGGCTACGACCTGGCCACCGGTCGCGGCGAACTGATCATCAGCGGCGCCGCCAACGACATCGGTGGCGGTTCGCCGCCGGCCAACGTGCCGCCGGTCGCCAACTTCAGCGATTCGATCAGCGGCCTGACCGTGAACTTCACCGACAGCTCCACCGACAGCGACGGCTCGATCGCCTCGCGCTCGTGGAACTTCGGCGACGGCAGCACCTCGACCGCGACCAACCCGAGCCACACCTACAGCGCCGCCGGCACCTATACCGTATCGCTGCAGGTAACCGACAACAGCGGCGCGACCAACACCAAGACGCAGTCGGTGACGGTCTCCAGCGGTGGCGGTGGCGGCAACGTGCTGCAGAACGGCGTGGCGCTCACCGGCCAGTCCGGTGCCACCGGCGCGCAGCTGTTCTACACCGTGGTGATCCCGGCCGGCGCCAGCAACCTGGTGATCTCCGAGTCCGGCGGTACCGGCGATGCCGACCTGTACACGAAGTTCGGCTCCGCCCCGACCCTGTCCAGCTACGACTGCCGCCCGTACGTCACCGGCAACAACGAGAGCTGCACCGTGGCCTCGCCGCAGGCCGGCACCTACTACGTCATGCTGAACGGCTACACCGCGTTCTCCGGGGTCAGCGTCAAGGCCACCTGGAGCACCAGCAGCGGCGGCGGCAACGTGCTGCAGAACGGCGTGCCGGTGTCCGGCCTGAGCGCGACCACGGGCAACGCCCTGTACTACACGATGGTCGTGCCGAGCGGGGCCAGTAATCTCAACATCAAGATCGCCGGCGGCACCGGCGACGCCGACCTGTACGTCAAGCTCGGTTCGACGCCGACCACCAGCAGCTACGACTGCCGTCCGTACGTCACCGGCAACAGCGAGAGCTGCACCGCCTCGGCGCCGACGGCGGGCACGTACTACGTCATGGTGCGTGCCTACAGCAGCTACAGCGGCGTCACGCTGACCGGCAGCTACACGCCGTAA
- a CDS encoding MtrB/PioB family outer membrane beta-barrel protein has product MLALKVNRTTPTTLAVALLCGLFGTQGALAGDTSGTMRVGDMQFGNALDLRGWTPMLQPADPDGMSYLHAGMLRTPTGALYPYPPMVDAGKPVGQGDWTYAGVLDFGYLHVGGDRNAEYFRQYADWKSGAVLGLFGLQFDNRKTGSYVEFRGSRLSGDDQFYRLRGGRYGSYRIEAFYRDMPHTVSTNAYPIWNGVGSTDLTLPAPLVAGASTPAQVAAVSAATPRRSIGLTRTREGLSYEGVLYRNWIGSAAITNEKRTGTRLWGGSMFFNFPFPDNGGILETVRPIDFRTTDINLSVRNVGKLWHFLATYNGSFFRNHKDHLNFESPFALYNVVGTPQVADIKDGQFSLEPDNDYHNVRLDLSRELKWNGQFTVAGAWGTMRQNDALLPPTTCTGTGGIFIAPPADYTFQCANWNTTAALSQKSANARIDTGLLDARVTFHPTPAFGWHAGLRWYREDNKTRYLAYNPLTGQYGYISENGSQGSVVPGETGIFDPTNPLYQSVNVTVRNVPFGYTDTILELGADWQLGRKTSLGVTYTYDHNRPKYRERKRVDDQRIKFDWVSRDVIGATVRLSWEYAKRDGDKYNYDPYVQFFSESLPGFVDPANGLPAHTVADMRKYDLSDRTESKARAIVTYPWGDSATLSATFYGNRDQYDALIGRQNTRTTGATLQWDWQPTPATTMNAYLGAETSRMGISNVNDADGPDNGAVFGTPEQVNPDLGGPLYPYANQWWEFDRESNRNAGLSFSHDFGRARADVSYNYTGSFGHVGYNYATIGALATRDPASVAAAAAGFPDNKYRTNTLDLGLSFRVNRNVGVRLYGRYETGAFSDWHYAGLDNTLSYDHRLYTDKGGQLHYNVSLVGVMLNLKL; this is encoded by the coding sequence ATGCTTGCGCTGAAAGTAAATCGCACGACGCCGACGACCTTGGCCGTGGCTTTGCTGTGCGGTCTGTTCGGCACGCAGGGCGCGCTGGCCGGTGATACCAGCGGCACCATGCGCGTGGGCGACATGCAGTTCGGCAATGCGCTCGACCTGCGCGGCTGGACACCGATGCTGCAGCCGGCCGATCCCGACGGCATGTCGTACCTGCATGCAGGCATGCTGCGCACGCCGACCGGCGCGCTGTATCCGTATCCGCCGATGGTCGACGCCGGCAAACCGGTGGGCCAGGGCGACTGGACCTATGCCGGGGTGCTCGACTTCGGTTACCTGCACGTCGGCGGCGACCGCAACGCGGAATATTTCCGCCAGTACGCCGACTGGAAAAGCGGCGCCGTGCTGGGTTTGTTCGGCCTCCAGTTCGACAACCGCAAGACCGGCAGCTATGTCGAATTCCGCGGCAGCCGACTCAGCGGCGACGATCAGTTCTATCGCCTGCGCGGCGGACGCTATGGAAGCTACCGGATAGAAGCGTTCTATCGCGACATGCCGCATACGGTGTCGACCAATGCCTACCCGATCTGGAATGGCGTCGGCAGCACCGACCTGACCCTGCCCGCGCCGCTGGTGGCCGGCGCCAGCACGCCGGCCCAGGTGGCCGCTGTATCGGCCGCCACGCCACGGCGCAGCATCGGGCTCACCCGCACGCGCGAAGGGCTCAGCTACGAGGGCGTGCTGTATCGCAACTGGATCGGCTCCGCCGCGATCACCAACGAGAAGCGCACAGGGACCCGCCTGTGGGGCGGCTCGATGTTCTTCAACTTCCCGTTCCCGGACAACGGCGGCATCCTGGAAACGGTGCGGCCGATCGACTTCCGCACCACCGACATCAACCTCAGCGTGCGCAACGTCGGCAAGCTGTGGCACTTCCTCGCGACCTACAACGGCTCGTTCTTCCGCAACCACAAGGACCACCTGAATTTCGAGAGCCCGTTCGCCCTGTACAACGTGGTCGGCACGCCGCAGGTGGCCGACATCAAGGACGGCCAGTTCTCGCTCGAGCCGGACAACGACTACCACAACGTGCGGCTGGACCTGTCGCGCGAACTGAAGTGGAACGGCCAGTTCACCGTGGCCGGCGCGTGGGGCACGATGCGCCAGAATGATGCGCTGCTGCCACCGACCACCTGCACCGGCACCGGCGGCATCTTCATCGCGCCGCCGGCCGACTACACCTTCCAGTGCGCGAACTGGAACACCACCGCGGCGCTGTCGCAGAAGAGCGCGAATGCGCGCATCGACACCGGCCTGCTCGATGCGCGGGTCACCTTCCATCCCACCCCCGCCTTCGGCTGGCATGCCGGCCTGCGCTGGTATCGCGAAGACAACAAGACCCGCTACCTCGCCTATAACCCGCTCACCGGCCAGTACGGCTACATCTCCGAGAACGGCTCGCAGGGCAGCGTGGTGCCGGGCGAGACCGGCATTTTCGACCCGACCAATCCGCTGTATCAGTCGGTCAACGTCACCGTGCGCAACGTGCCGTTCGGCTACACCGACACGATCCTCGAACTGGGCGCGGACTGGCAGCTCGGGCGCAAGACCTCGCTCGGCGTCACCTACACCTACGACCACAACCGGCCGAAGTATCGCGAGCGCAAGCGCGTCGACGACCAGCGCATCAAGTTCGACTGGGTCAGCCGCGATGTCATCGGCGCCACCGTGCGGTTGAGCTGGGAATACGCCAAGCGCGACGGCGACAAGTACAACTACGATCCGTACGTGCAGTTCTTCTCCGAGTCGCTGCCCGGTTTCGTCGATCCGGCCAACGGCCTGCCGGCGCATACCGTCGCCGACATGCGCAAGTACGACCTGTCCGACCGCACCGAGAGCAAGGCGCGCGCGATCGTCACCTACCCGTGGGGCGACTCGGCCACGCTGTCGGCCACCTTCTACGGCAACCGCGATCAATACGACGCGCTGATCGGCCGGCAGAACACCCGCACCACCGGCGCCACCTTGCAGTGGGACTGGCAGCCGACCCCGGCGACCACGATGAACGCCTACCTCGGCGCGGAAACCTCGCGCATGGGCATCTCCAACGTCAACGATGCGGACGGGCCGGACAACGGCGCCGTCTTCGGCACGCCCGAGCAGGTCAACCCCGATCTCGGTGGGCCGCTGTATCCGTACGCGAACCAGTGGTGGGAGTTCGACCGCGAGAGCAATCGCAACGCGGGCTTGAGCTTCAGCCACGATTTCGGTCGCGCGCGCGCCGATGTCAGCTACAACTACACCGGTTCGTTCGGTCACGTCGGCTACAACTACGCCACCATCGGCGCGCTGGCCACCCGCGATCCGGCCTCGGTGGCGGCCGCAGCGGCGGGCTTTCCCGACAACAAGTACCGCACCAACACGCTCGACCTGGGCCTCAGCTTCCGCGTCAACCGCAACGTCGGCGTGCGCCTGTACGGCCGCTACGAGACCGGCGCCTTCAGCGACTGGCACTACGCCGGGCTCGACAACACGCTCAGCTACGACCACCGCCTCTACACCGACAAGGGCGGCCAGCTGCACTACAACGTGAGCCTGGTCGGCGTCATGTTGAACCTGAAGTTGTAG
- a CDS encoding M20/M25/M40 family metallo-hydrolase codes for MSRITSLLLFALLATSTAAAAQPAPAMPHEQPALHALAHAPSEVELRATITKLVGFGTRHTLSDTTSDTRGIGAARRWVKSRFEAISRDCGGCIEVITPSQTFTGKRAPKPTEVMDVVAIKRGKRDPNRVIVMTGHLDSRVTDVMNATSDAPGANDDASGVAALIEAARLLSKQDNDATLVFAALSGEEQGLYGGKVLADYAVAHGWQVEAQLNNDIVGNSQGQNGVIDNTHVRVFSEGTKSNETAAEADYRRYHGGEVDSPSRNLARYIDRLADSYLPDFQVRMVYRTDRYGRGGDQVPFLEAGYPAVRVTEAHENYTRQHQDLRSEGGVRYGDTIDGIDFRYLARVTALNAITMAALSRAPAPPTGVDSKGALATDTTLSWRKVPGAAGYRVHWRDTTAAQWQHQRAVGDVDHAVLQDVVIDDWFFGVSSVSADGYESPVVFPGYAGSFERSPAAASSSAGR; via the coding sequence ATGTCCCGGATCACCTCCCTGCTCCTGTTCGCCCTGCTCGCCACATCGACCGCCGCAGCGGCGCAACCCGCGCCGGCGATGCCGCATGAACAGCCGGCACTGCATGCGCTGGCTCACGCCCCCAGCGAGGTGGAACTGCGCGCCACGATCACGAAGCTGGTCGGCTTCGGCACCCGCCACACCCTGTCCGACACGACATCCGATACACGCGGCATCGGCGCCGCGCGACGCTGGGTGAAGTCGCGCTTCGAGGCGATCTCGCGTGACTGCGGCGGCTGCATCGAGGTGATCACCCCGTCGCAGACGTTCACCGGCAAGCGCGCACCAAAACCGACCGAAGTGATGGACGTGGTCGCGATCAAGCGCGGCAAGCGCGACCCGAACCGGGTGATCGTGATGACCGGCCACCTCGACTCGCGCGTCACCGACGTGATGAACGCCACCAGCGACGCGCCCGGCGCCAACGACGACGCTTCCGGCGTCGCTGCCTTGATCGAGGCGGCGCGGCTGCTGTCGAAACAGGACAACGACGCCACCCTGGTATTCGCCGCCTTGTCCGGCGAGGAGCAGGGCCTGTACGGCGGCAAGGTGCTGGCCGACTACGCCGTTGCGCACGGCTGGCAGGTCGAGGCCCAGCTCAACAACGACATCGTGGGGAACAGCCAGGGCCAGAACGGCGTGATCGACAACACCCACGTGCGCGTGTTCTCCGAGGGCACCAAGAGCAACGAGACGGCAGCCGAGGCGGACTACCGCCGCTACCACGGCGGCGAGGTGGATTCTCCCTCGCGCAACCTCGCCCGCTACATCGACCGCCTCGCCGACAGCTACCTGCCCGACTTCCAGGTGCGCATGGTCTACCGCACCGACCGCTACGGCCGCGGCGGCGACCAGGTGCCGTTCCTGGAAGCGGGCTACCCCGCCGTGCGGGTCACCGAGGCGCACGAGAACTACACCCGGCAGCACCAGGACCTGCGCAGCGAGGGCGGCGTACGCTACGGCGACACCATCGACGGCATCGACTTCCGCTACCTCGCCCGCGTCACCGCATTGAACGCCATCACCATGGCCGCACTGAGTCGCGCGCCCGCGCCGCCCACCGGTGTCGACAGCAAGGGCGCGCTGGCCACCGACACCACGCTCAGCTGGCGCAAGGTGCCCGGCGCCGCCGGCTATCGCGTGCACTGGCGCGACACCACCGCGGCGCAATGGCAGCACCAGCGCGCGGTCGGCGACGTCGACCACGCGGTGCTGCAGGACGTGGTGATCGACGACTGGTTTTTCGGCGTGTCGTCGGTCTCGGCCGACGGCTACGAGAGCCCGGTGGTGTTCCCCGGCTATGCCGGCAGCTTCGAGCGTTCGCCGGCAGCGGCGTCGAGCAGCGCCGGTCGCTGA
- a CDS encoding DmsE family decaheme c-type cytochrome: protein MRVISLFPAALLCVVLGAGGILSGSWGARAQQATAPAPADSAHSPSSALSQSDIAKMLPATDMGAGAARANNPHLPPASDSPATPFDAASIPANPLAPNADPVGAKTCVACHSQENMQASHSLHVASFRAGAANSGPQAACESCHGPGSEHAKNPTAPGSIIAFTHDAKTPPQVQAGVCLSCHAGGARQHWIGSIHQNRGLSCTDCHNPMARLSPEGVLAKSSINEVCSTCHQDIRAKFNRRSHMPLPEGQMACTDCHNPHGSITKPLLKTDTVNETCYTCHAEKRGPFLFEHAPVRANCLNCHDVHGSNQQTLLVAPIPMLCQQCHTMTLHPNDLQSAAGLGNGPHPDERLIGRGCLTCHSNIHGSNNPSGPKFHK, encoded by the coding sequence ATGCGTGTGATTTCGTTGTTTCCTGCCGCCTTGCTGTGCGTGGTGCTGGGTGCCGGGGGCATCCTCTCGGGATCCTGGGGTGCGCGGGCTCAGCAGGCGACCGCCCCCGCGCCGGCAGATTCCGCGCACAGCCCGTCCAGCGCGCTCAGCCAGAGCGATATCGCGAAGATGTTGCCGGCCACCGACATGGGCGCAGGCGCGGCGCGGGCGAACAATCCGCATCTGCCGCCGGCAAGCGACAGCCCGGCCACGCCGTTCGATGCCGCGTCCATTCCGGCCAATCCGCTGGCACCGAACGCCGATCCGGTCGGTGCAAAGACCTGCGTGGCCTGTCATTCGCAGGAAAACATGCAGGCGTCGCACAGCCTGCACGTCGCCTCGTTCCGCGCCGGTGCGGCGAACAGCGGCCCGCAGGCCGCCTGCGAAAGCTGCCACGGCCCGGGCTCCGAGCACGCCAAGAACCCGACCGCGCCGGGCTCGATCATCGCTTTCACCCACGATGCGAAAACCCCGCCGCAAGTCCAGGCCGGGGTGTGCCTCAGCTGCCATGCCGGTGGCGCACGCCAGCACTGGATCGGCTCGATCCACCAGAACCGCGGCCTGTCCTGCACCGATTGCCACAACCCGATGGCGCGGCTGTCGCCCGAAGGCGTGCTGGCGAAGTCGTCGATCAACGAAGTCTGCTCGACCTGCCACCAGGACATCCGCGCCAAGTTCAACCGCCGCTCGCACATGCCGCTGCCGGAAGGGCAGATGGCCTGCACCGACTGCCACAACCCGCACGGCTCGATCACCAAGCCGCTGCTGAAGACCGACACGGTCAACGAGACCTGCTACACCTGCCACGCGGAGAAGCGCGGGCCATTCCTGTTCGAGCACGCGCCGGTGCGCGCGAACTGCCTCAACTGCCACGACGTGCATGGCTCCAACCAGCAGACCCTGCTGGTCGCACCGATCCCGATGCTGTGCCAGCAGTGCCACACCATGACGCTGCACCCGAACGACCTGCAGAGCGCGGCCGGACTCGGCAACGGTCCGCACCCGGACGAGCGGCTGATCGGGCGCGGCTGCCTGACTTGCCACAGCAATATCCACGGCTCGAACAATCCTTCCGGACCGAAGTTCCACAAGTGA
- a CDS encoding ArsR/SmtB family transcription factor, with product MDEAAPLNRYQLAELGSLLAEPARAAMLLALVDGTARPAGELAQAAGISPATASAHLRRLLDGGLLALQAQGRHRYYRLADERVAAMLESLSLARAPALHALPAKGDAQLRRARCCYRHLAGALGVAFCATLLQRDWLHTGTRGLQLLPTGVDALVGSGLPLPNVARLYGRSCLDWTERRMHLGGPLGVALTAAMLEAGWLRPLPHGRALQPSADGLRRLGLLGVSLD from the coding sequence ATGGACGAAGCCGCACCGCTCAATCGCTACCAACTGGCCGAACTCGGTAGCCTGCTGGCCGAGCCGGCACGCGCCGCGATGCTGCTGGCCCTGGTCGACGGCACCGCGCGACCGGCGGGCGAGCTGGCGCAGGCAGCCGGGATCAGCCCGGCCACTGCCAGCGCGCATCTGCGCCGGCTGCTCGACGGCGGCCTGCTGGCGTTGCAGGCGCAGGGCCGGCATCGCTACTACCGCCTCGCCGACGAACGCGTCGCGGCGATGCTGGAATCGTTGTCGCTGGCCCGCGCCCCGGCGCTGCACGCGCTGCCGGCCAAGGGCGATGCGCAACTGCGCCGTGCCCGTTGCTGCTATCGCCACCTGGCCGGCGCGCTGGGCGTGGCGTTCTGCGCCACGTTGCTGCAACGCGACTGGCTGCACACCGGTACGCGCGGCCTGCAGCTGTTGCCTACCGGCGTCGACGCGCTGGTCGGCAGCGGACTACCGTTGCCGAACGTGGCCAGGCTGTACGGCCGCAGCTGCCTGGACTGGACCGAGCGGCGCATGCATCTGGGCGGACCGCTTGGCGTGGCGCTGACCGCGGCGATGCTCGAGGCCGGCTGGTTGCGGCCGCTGCCGCACGGCCGCGCGCTGCAACCCAGCGCCGACGGCCTGCGCCGGCTGGGCCTGCTGGGCGTGTCGCTGGATTGA
- a CDS encoding LysR substrate-binding domain-containing protein: MQDLNDIYYFVQVVELGSFTAASKALGVAKSQLSFRVARLEASLGVRLIQRTTRRSHVSEIGQRYYEQCRQLLAAAEQTQRVIDEAQAAPRGRIHVACPVLFAQLLLAPILVDFLRRHPEVQVDLDICHHQVDVIAGGYDIAFRVHDSLKDSSLVMRSYGMDPQVLVASPELLRRQGQPTQPLELKRLSSVGLISAEGRHFWHLQAADGRTQQVEHHPSLTSDDLQVLYQAVIGGVGAAQLPQFVCRGPIAEGRLVPLLPAWSLPAGNVHAVYPSRHGHTPALRSFIEFVAQHMPQVLRRTQQGVLAENVKPAPAGLIAG, from the coding sequence GTGCAGGATCTCAACGACATTTACTACTTCGTGCAGGTGGTGGAGCTGGGTTCGTTCACCGCCGCCAGCAAGGCGCTGGGCGTGGCCAAGTCGCAGCTGAGCTTCCGGGTGGCGCGGCTGGAGGCCAGCCTCGGCGTGCGGCTGATCCAGCGCACCACGCGGCGCTCGCACGTCAGCGAGATCGGCCAGCGCTACTACGAACAATGCCGGCAGCTGCTGGCCGCCGCCGAGCAGACCCAGCGCGTCATCGACGAAGCCCAGGCCGCGCCGCGCGGACGCATCCACGTGGCCTGCCCGGTGCTGTTCGCGCAATTGCTGCTGGCGCCGATCCTGGTCGACTTCCTGCGGCGCCATCCCGAGGTGCAGGTCGACCTCGACATCTGCCACCACCAGGTCGACGTGATCGCCGGCGGTTACGACATCGCGTTCCGCGTGCACGATTCGCTCAAGGACTCCAGCCTGGTGATGCGCAGTTACGGCATGGACCCGCAGGTACTGGTGGCCAGTCCCGAGCTGTTGCGACGCCAGGGCCAGCCGACCCAGCCGCTGGAGCTCAAGCGTCTTTCCAGCGTGGGCCTGATCAGCGCCGAAGGGCGGCACTTCTGGCACCTGCAAGCCGCCGACGGCCGCACCCAGCAAGTGGAACACCACCCCAGCCTGACCAGCGACGACCTGCAGGTGCTGTACCAGGCGGTGATCGGCGGCGTCGGCGCGGCGCAGCTGCCGCAGTTCGTCTGCCGCGGACCGATTGCCGAAGGCCGGCTGGTGCCGCTGCTGCCGGCGTGGTCGCTGCCGGCCGGCAACGTGCACGCGGTGTACCCCTCGCGCCACGGCCACACCCCGGCGCTGCGCAGCTTCATCGAGTTCGTGGCTCAGCACATGCCGCAGGTATTGCGCCGCACGCAGCAGGGCGTGCTGGCCGAGAATGTGAAACCCGCACCGGCAGGCCTGATCGCCGGCTGA